TTAAAGGTTGGATCTACACTGCTGAAGGAATTTCCTTCATGCTTGGCGCCTTTTTTATTAAGCTGATTACTGACAGAGTTTCACCTTATATCATTTTGTTCATTTGTTCGTTTATGATTGGCGTCTCACAGTTGCTTCTTTATTTAGCGAATGTTCCTTTGTTAAGTGTGTTGGCCTTTGCCTTATTCGGTTTTTCCGTAGGCTGCTTTTTTCCGACAGCTGCTACCATTTTCCAAACAAAGGTGCCAAAGGATTACCACGGACGGTTCTTTTCCTTCCGTAATATGTTAGACCGAATTTCCTTTCAGATTGTCCTGCTCATTAGCGGCTTTCTCCTAGATTTAATCGGTCTGCAGCTAATGTGTGTTCTATTTGGTGCAATATCCATTATCACCACCACCATATTCTACGCTAGACACAAGCGGGTTCAAATGGTCGAACAAAAAAACTAAAGCAAAAAGGGTGTCCACCAGACTCGGACAATTGTCCACGAGTGGTGCCTGACACCCTTTTTCTATGTTAGCCGATTTTTTTCTTTTGTGTTGCAGTGGTTGGTGCGCTTTCCCATGCTTCTTGGTTTGGTAAGCCTTCGATGTTTGAAGTGTAGAAGACAGGGTTTTGACCGTTCACTTTTTGCTTCTTATAATCTGCAAGAGCGGCAAAAGCAATCTTTCCTAGTAGAATGATTGCTATTAAGTTAATAATAGCCATTAGCCCCATGAATAAGTCCGCCAAACTCCAAACAAAGTTCAGCTCTGCTAAGGAACCAAATGCCACCATTCCAACAACTGCAATACGGTACACATTAAGAATTACCTTGTTATTTTTAATAAATTCAATATTCGATTCACCGTAGTAGTAGTTACCCACGACAGAACTGAAGGCAAATAAGAAGACGATAAATGCTAGGAAAATACCAGCCCATGATCCTAAAGAACCTTCAAGTGCATTTTGCGTTAAGATAATTCCATTACCTTCTTTAGAGGTATATAGACCTGATAATAGAATAATAAAAGCCGTTGAACTACAAATCACAAGAGTATCTACAAATACGCCCAGCGCTTGAATTAACCCTTGTTTAACAGGGTGGCTGACACTTGCCGTTGCGGCTGCATTCGGTGCGCTTCCCATACCGGCTTCATTCGAGAACAGACCACGTTTGATTCCGTTCATCATCGCTGCCCCAATTGCACCACCTGCTACTTCTTTTATTCCAAAAGCACTTTCAAAGATTAACTTAAACACGCCAGGAATTTCTGTTACATTCGTTACCATAATATACAAAGCTATTAGAATATAAGCTCCTGCCATAATAGGAACCATCCACTCAGCCACTTTTGCTATGCGTTTTAATCCGCCAAAAATAATTACAGCAGTAACAACTGATAAAACGATGGCAATGACAGTCTTATTAATTCCAAATGAATTATTCAGAGAGCTAGTAATTGTGTTAGCCTGTACAGAGTTAAACGCTAGACCAAAAGTGATAGAGATAAGTACTGCAAAGGTAATCCCCATCCAGCGTGCTTTTAAAGCTTTTTCCATATAATAAGCGGGACCTCCACGGAAAGTGTCCCCGTCTTTTACTTTATAAATTTGCGCAAGCGTTGCTTCTATAAAAGCAGAAGCTGAGCCTATTAATGCAATAAGCCACATCCAAAAAACAGCACCTGGTCCTCCAGTAGTGATAGCAATGGCAACCCCGGCAAGGTTTCCAGTTCCTACCCTTGACGCTGTACTGATACAAAAAGCCTGGAAGGATGAAATCCCTTTTTTATCGCCTTTTGCCCCTTCACCCATCAAGCGAAACATCTCTCCAACCATGCGGAATTGGACAAATTTTGTTCGAAAAGTGAAATAGAGACCTGATCCAATTAATAAAACAATAAGAATATAAGACCAGAGTAACGTATTGGACTCACTTACAAAATTTTCAATCATCTTCATTTACTTATCACCTTCTACCCCTTATTTTTTATATACCGATATAATTTATCAAAATCAAATTAATCTGACAATGTTTAAAATTTCCATAATAGTAGTTACTAAGTACGAGCTTCAGTTTAGGATAATTTTTTTTAAAAGTTTAGGATAATCGTAATATTGTAAAAAAATAGGTCGTTATATCCAAGAAAATTATGTAAAATAGAAATAGGACTAAAATGGTCCTATCATTTCTCAAAAGAAAAACTAATTTAAGGGTGAACGTAATTGCGATTTTTCAGGAAGGAAAGGAAACGATTATGCTAAAAGCTAGGCTGTATGACATATCCATCTTTCTTATTGCCCTTGCCATAGCAATTAGCTCCAAACATTTATTAATACCTACTTCAGCGTTTTTTAAGGCATTAATTTTGTTTTGGGTATTCTCCAGTCTGTATTATCACCTTAGAGTTTTTTCAAAAAACGGCAACACTAATTTTGAATATGGTATTAGCTACTGCTTTTCCTTTGTTCTGGTTTTTGGTCCTTTTGGCTTATTTATATTTGAAACGTTCTATCGCTTTACCGTGTACGCTTATAGAAAGTGGACAAAGACCGCTGACCCCAGTGAGTTTACAGACACTTTATATAATATTGGTGCCTTTGTCATCACTAACTCAGTAGCCTACTTCTTGTACCTGCAACTAAATTCTAGCTTTGATAAAATTCCCTATGGTTTTTGGATTTTGATGTTTTTGCTGACATGTATCGCCTCCCTTCTTTCCGGCACTTTCTTAGTGACTGCTTTTTACATAATGGGTGACCTTAAAACCCTTAAAGAAGGTGTAGACTTTATTTTTAAAAGCAGAAGTTTGCTTGATTATGGGAAAGTAGCCATCACCAACGGATTGCTTTTCTTGTTTTTAATAGATAGGGAATGGGATATGTTGATTAGTTTATTTATTTTAAACTACGTAGTAAGCCGTTCCTTTTTCTCGAAGGCTCAAAGCGCCCAACATAAGTTGGAAAGGGACAAGTTCGAGCAAATGGCCTATACAGACTTCCTGACGGGCGTGTATAACCGGACATTTATGGATAAAAAAATGGCTGAGCTTAATCAAACGGAAGAACAAATTGGTATTGTCGTATGTGACATCGATAAATTTAAACGAATCAATGACAACTACAATCACGCAGTAGGCGATAAAGTTATTCAGCACTTTGCCTCTACGCTAAAAAGCTATCTTGATGAAGACGATTATTTGTTCCGAAGTGGTGGAGAGGAATTTACTCTTTGTCTTAGAAAGAGAGACTATGATCAAACACGGAATCTGGTGAATGAGATTCTGAAAGGCGTTGAAAATAACGCAGTAAATGTGGAATATCAGGGTGAACACGTCTCCATATCCTACACTGCTTCATTTGGCCTTTATTACTACAAGGTAAACGATCAAATTTCTATAGAAAAAGCCTATATCATGGCTGACCAGCTGTTGTTCCGCTCCAAGGATTTAGGAAAGAACAGAGCTTCTATGGTTAACGCTCTTTCAAAAACAGCAGTCGTATAACTACTTGTGAACCCAATAAAAAAGAAGCGGTAATTGTCGCTTCTTTTTATTTTGGCGTTAAATTTCCTATCCAACCCAATTTGTTGACCGCAGTTGCTCTAGCTTCTGACTATCTCTCTTCTTTTTATACCAACTCTGTCGGAAGTTGACCTACCTTGCAAAACAGAAACAAAAATATTAGATAACAACAAAGCTTACACAAAAAGCATTTTTTATTAATTCCTATTCCATCAAAATAGGGGTCAGGCACCACGCATGGACAACTGTCCTCAAGTGGTGCCTGACACCCAAATCCGATTTATGATGCACGTTTTAGATGTTTGAATTGTCCTTTTGATAGGACTGTCGTTTCGAGACGGTAAGCCATCATGGCTGCTAGGACGGATAAGATGATATCTTTTGGCAGTGGAGCAAGCATCCAGAACCAAGCCATTTTGTACGTGAAACCTTCTGGTGCTGCTGCCCAGAGTTTATATGCAAAG
The window above is part of the Bacillus sp. SORGH_AS_0510 genome. Proteins encoded here:
- a CDS encoding GGDEF domain-containing protein; protein product: MLKARLYDISIFLIALAIAISSKHLLIPTSAFFKALILFWVFSSLYYHLRVFSKNGNTNFEYGISYCFSFVLVFGPFGLFIFETFYRFTVYAYRKWTKTADPSEFTDTLYNIGAFVITNSVAYFLYLQLNSSFDKIPYGFWILMFLLTCIASLLSGTFLVTAFYIMGDLKTLKEGVDFIFKSRSLLDYGKVAITNGLLFLFLIDREWDMLISLFILNYVVSRSFFSKAQSAQHKLERDKFEQMAYTDFLTGVYNRTFMDKKMAELNQTEEQIGIVVCDIDKFKRINDNYNHAVGDKVIQHFASTLKSYLDEDDYLFRSGGEEFTLCLRKRDYDQTRNLVNEILKGVENNAVNVEYQGEHVSISYTASFGLYYYKVNDQISIEKAYIMADQLLFRSKDLGKNRASMVNALSKTAVV
- a CDS encoding sodium:alanine symporter family protein produces the protein MKMIENFVSESNTLLWSYILIVLLIGSGLYFTFRTKFVQFRMVGEMFRLMGEGAKGDKKGISSFQAFCISTASRVGTGNLAGVAIAITTGGPGAVFWMWLIALIGSASAFIEATLAQIYKVKDGDTFRGGPAYYMEKALKARWMGITFAVLISITFGLAFNSVQANTITSSLNNSFGINKTVIAIVLSVVTAVIIFGGLKRIAKVAEWMVPIMAGAYILIALYIMVTNVTEIPGVFKLIFESAFGIKEVAGGAIGAAMMNGIKRGLFSNEAGMGSAPNAAATASVSHPVKQGLIQALGVFVDTLVICSSTAFIILLSGLYTSKEGNGIILTQNALEGSLGSWAGIFLAFIVFLFAFSSVVGNYYYGESNIEFIKNNKVILNVYRIAVVGMVAFGSLAELNFVWSLADLFMGLMAIINLIAIILLGKIAFAALADYKKQKVNGQNPVFYTSNIEGLPNQEAWESAPTTATQKKKIG